GGTGGACAGCGAGTTGATGGTGTTGCGGATGTTGAGCTCCTGCACGCCGCTCAGCATCGCGTTGACGGACGGGCCGTTGTTGATGTTGTAGCTCACCAGCGACGCCAGGGACTGCGGCGCGGTGGAGCCCTCCACGGCCGCCAGCGCCTGCTGCTCGGTGTCATGGGCGATGAAGCCCGCGCACCGGTTGAGCTTGTCGTGCATCGCCGCGGCCAGCGTCTCCAGCTGCGACTCGCGCACGCGCAGCACCGCCACCCCGCCCTTCTCGAGCGCCGGAGCGGGAAGGGCCAGGCCCTTCTGCTGGAACGAGGCGCGCGCGGGCTCCAGCGCGTCCGTCCCGATGGTGATCCACACCTCCTTCTCCTTCGGGGCGGCCTCCGCGAAAGCGGGGGCGGCACACGCGAGCATCGCGACGACCGTTCCAAACTTCCTGATTGCCATACGCTTCTCCTGGCGACGGTGCTTCTGGGGGGGGGACTCCGCGAACCGTACCTGCCCGGTTCGCAGGAAAGGCAGACTTATCCGCCAACACGAGAACTTATTGTACGCCGGGCAGAACAGGAAATAACTTGGAGTGTCGGATTGAAAACGGGCCCCGAGGAGACCTGCGAGGGGATGGCGCCCTGCGGCAATGCTTGCGGGCTCAACGACTCCAGCCCCGCGGCGGGCCGTGTCCAGGAGGACGGGTGGAGTCCTTCTGGGTTTCCCAGTGTGGTAGCACGCGGCCACCGTCAGGGGGGGATGGGCCTTCCCCTGCGCCGCGACAAGGGTTTCAAGGATGCAGCCAGGAGAGGCACTCTTCGTCCACCCGGGATTGAAGGTCAGACCGTGCGAGTGGGGCTATGGCGTCTTCACGGACGTGGACATTGCCGAGGGGACCATCCTGGAGGAGTGCCACTACCTCAAGGTGCCCTTCCGCGCCGTGCGCAACTCCACCCTGTCCGACTACGTCTTCAACATCGAGTGGGGTCCGCACGAGGAGGATCGCGGCGGCGAGTGGGTGGCGATCGTGATGGGCTCCGGGATGATCTTCAATCACTCGCAGGAGCCCAACGTGTCGTACTACCGGGGCTACCAGAAGGGCCACTCGCCCAAGGACGTCTTCACCTTCTACGCCCTGCGCGACATCGAGGCCGGCGAGCAGCTGTGCATCAGCTATGGGGAGAACTGGTGGAAGACGCGCGGGCAGGACATGCCCTGAGCCTCGGGGAGCGCGGCTTGTCGCTCCGTCCGGGCCCGTGACATAAACCCGGGCATGCGCATTGGTCGTCTTGGACTCCTGGGTCTGGCCACGCTGGTGGCCGCATGCGAAGAGAAGCCTCCCGCCAAACCCGCGACGTACCGCGTGGGCGGCACGGTCTCCGGGCTCTCCGGCGGCGCCCTCACCCTCCAGCTCAACGGACAGCAGAGCCTCACCCGGAGCTCGGACGGGCCGTTCTCGTTCGAGACGCCGCTGGAAAACCGGAGCGACTACGCGGTGACGGTGGCCAGCACGCCCGCGGAGCAGGAGTGCTCCGTCGAGGGTGGCACCGGCAAGGTGGCCGGCGCGGACGTGAGCTCCGTCCAGGTGCGCTGCGGGACGAGGACGTACACGCTCGGAGGAAGCGTGGAGGGCCTGCGCGGGACGCTCGGGCTGAGCCTCGGAGGCGAGACGCTCCAGGTCACCGCGGCGGGGGGCTTCACCTTCACGACGAAGCTGCCGCGCGGCGGCGCGTACACGGTGGGCGTGGCCACCCAGCCCGAGGGCCAGCGCTGCACCGTCTCGAACGGCACCGGCACGGTGGCCGGCAACGTGACGAACCTCTCGGTCCGCTGCGTCGACTGGTACACGCTGGACTCCGCCCAGGCGGCCAGCCTCGTCATCGGCCAGAAGGACCTCACCAGCGGCCTGCCCCACCAGGCGCTCCCCCCCGGCGCGAACACGCTCGATGGCCCCTGGGGCAACCCGGTGCTCGCGGGCGGGCGGCTCTACCTCTCGGACCAGAACTCCCACCGCGTCCTCGGCTTCAACGGCGTGCCCGCGGCCAACGATGCCTCCGCCGCCTTCGTCCTCGGACAGCCGGACTCCACCACCGTGACTG
The sequence above is drawn from the Archangium gephyra genome and encodes:
- a CDS encoding SET domain-containing protein-lysine N-methyltransferase — translated: MQPGEALFVHPGLKVRPCEWGYGVFTDVDIAEGTILEECHYLKVPFRAVRNSTLSDYVFNIEWGPHEEDRGGEWVAIVMGSGMIFNHSQEPNVSYYRGYQKGHSPKDVFTFYALRDIEAGEQLCISYGENWWKTRGQDMP